One segment of Rhipicephalus sanguineus isolate Rsan-2018 chromosome 6, BIME_Rsan_1.4, whole genome shotgun sequence DNA contains the following:
- the LOC119396090 gene encoding zinc finger protein 836 isoform X1 has product MTLQYVCPLCPYETRARGILYRHLLIHTGVKPYCCENCGRRYALPETLLEHMAAHRREPPYKCGRCTMALDHFSEYLRHQVYHMLKSIHRCSFCGEGFVWKQALKHHSKTHKEGKHLFHMFFRKTAGRRTSTRYQDENDMPLDLKMKVPVQSGKGSRDCPGEMKTGNGLSRLGEQDRSSGYSQQQSLQPPPFGNLLTPGGPSLLDSYFKFYMYPHLGAPLPYQNGASLLSPVLRASPNGHEDEDMLMESGLYICRVCGWQFTKVSHLTAHMYIHTGRRLHNCDVCGKNFTRKGSLKLHRLQHHETKPHQCDICHKTFLQARYLRAHLLVHRRQDATSRPPEPEPVPKRLDVPVVSPVFQASFQSMLHTPDAGPTEPETAESPESSGNASSSAHRCPICQKGFSQPYKLRRHLVIHASPRIHQCNICQKVLPSVTELRSHKKLHGRARQHCCEYCKKDFSCSSTLRRHVRIHTGEKPYQCEVCLKRFSDLSNKNCHMRTHTGEKPHRCQVCGMRFSLKNALSCHMRNHMV; this is encoded by the coding sequence ATGACCCTGCAATACGTATGCCCCCTGTGCCCGTACGAGACCCGGGCACGGGGCATCCTTTACCGACATTTGCTCATACACACCGGTGTCAAGCCGTACTGCTGCGAGAACTGCGGCCGCCGGTACGCGCTGCCCGAAACGCTGCTCGAGCACATGGCGGCCCACCGCAGGGAGCCGCCGTACAAGTGCGGCCGATGCACCATGGCACTTGACCACTTCTCCGAGTACCTGAGGCACCAGGTGTACCACATGCTCAAGAGCATCCACCGGTGCTCCTTCTGCGGCGAGGGCTTCGTCTGGAAACAGGCCCTCAAGCACCACTCCAAGACCCACAAGGAAGGCAAACACCTCTTCCACATGTTCTTCCGGAAGACCGCGGGAAGGCGGACGTCGACTCGGTACCAGGACGAGAACGACATGCCCCTGGACCTCAAGATGAAAGTACCCGTCCAGTCAGGCAAGGGCTCTCGGGATTGCCCTGGGGAAATGAAAACCGGTAATGGCTTGAGCAGGCTTGGCGAGCAGGATAGGTCATCCGGCTACAGTCAGCAGCAATCCCTGCAACCGCCTCCGTTTGGCAACCTCCTCACGCCGGGTGGCCCGTCGCTTCTCGACAGCTACTTCAAGTTCTACATGTACCCACACCTTGGTGCACCCCTACCTTACCAAAATGGTGCAAGCCTGCTATCGCCCGTGTTGCGTGCTTCACCCAACGGTCACGAGGACGAGGACATGCTGATGGAGTCGGGCCTCTACATCTGCCGGGTTTGCGGCTGGCAGTTCACCAAGGTGAGCCACCTAACGGCCCACATGTACATCCACACTGGTCGCAGGCTTCACAACTGCGACGTCTGCGGCAAGAACTTCACCCGCAAGGGCTCTCTGAAGCTGCACCGACTGCAGCACCACGAGACAAAGCCGCACCAGTGTGACATCTGCCACAAAACCTTCTTGCAGGCTCGCTACCTCCGTGCCCACCTGCTAGTCCACCGCCGGCAAGATGCCACCTCAAGACCTCCGGAGCCAGAGCCCGTGCCCAAGCGCCTGGATGTGCCCGTGGTATCGCCAGTGTTCCAGGCTTCCTTCCAGAGCATGCTTCACACTCCAGACGCGGGGCCGACGGAACCGGAGACTGCAGAGTCTCCCGAGTCGTCCGGCAATGCGTCGTCGTCCGCTCATCGGTGCCCGATTTGCCAGAAGGGCTTCTCGCAGCCGTACAAGCTGCGGCGCCATCTGGTGATTCACGCCAGCCCCCGCATCCACCAGTGCAACATCTGCCAGAAGGTGCTGCCCTCGGTGACGGAGCTGCGGAGCCACAAGAAGCTGCATGGCCGAGCCAGGCAGCACTGCTGCGAGTACTGCAAGAAGGACTTCTCGTGCTCGTCCACACTGCGGCGCCACGTGCGCATTCACACGGGCGAGAAGCCCTACCAGTGTGAGGTGTGCCTCAAGCGCTTCTCGGACCTGTCCAACAAGAACTGCCACATGCGCACGCACACGGGTGAGAAGCCACACCGTTGCCAGGTGTGTGGCATGCGGTTCTCCCTCAAAAATGCCCTCAGCTGCCACATGCGAAACCACATGGTCTGA
- the LOC119396090 gene encoding zinc finger protein 700 isoform X2, with the protein MTLQYVCPLCPYETRARGILYRHLLIHTGVKPYCCENCGRRYALPETLLEHMAAHRREPPYKCGRCTMALDHFSEYLRHQVYHMLKSIHRCSFCGEGFVWKQALKHHSKTHKEGKHLFHMFFRKTAGRRTSTRYQDENDMPLDLKMKVPVQSGKGSRDCPGEMKTGNGLSRLGEQDRSSGYSQQQSLQPPPFGNLLTPGGPSLLDSYFKFYMYPHLGAPLPYQNGASLLSPVLRASPNGHEDEDMLMESGLYICRVCGWQFTKARYLRAHLLVHRRQDATSRPPEPEPVPKRLDVPVVSPVFQASFQSMLHTPDAGPTEPETAESPESSGNASSSAHRCPICQKGFSQPYKLRRHLVIHASPRIHQCNICQKVLPSVTELRSHKKLHGRARQHCCEYCKKDFSCSSTLRRHVRIHTGEKPYQCEVCLKRFSDLSNKNCHMRTHTGEKPHRCQVCGMRFSLKNALSCHMRNHMV; encoded by the exons ATGACCCTGCAATACGTATGCCCCCTGTGCCCGTACGAGACCCGGGCACGGGGCATCCTTTACCGACATTTGCTCATACACACCGGTGTCAAGCCGTACTGCTGCGAGAACTGCGGCCGCCGGTACGCGCTGCCCGAAACGCTGCTCGAGCACATGGCGGCCCACCGCAGGGAGCCGCCGTACAAGTGCGGCCGATGCACCATGGCACTTGACCACTTCTCCGAGTACCTGAGGCACCAGGTGTACCACATGCTCAAGAGCATCCACCGGTGCTCCTTCTGCGGCGAGGGCTTCGTCTGGAAACAGGCCCTCAAGCACCACTCCAAGACCCACAAGGAAGGCAAACACCTCTTCCACATGTTCTTCCGGAAGACCGCGGGAAGGCGGACGTCGACTCGGTACCAGGACGAGAACGACATGCCCCTGGACCTCAAGATGAAAGTACCCGTCCAGTCAGGCAAGGGCTCTCGGGATTGCCCTGGGGAAATGAAAACCGGTAATGGCTTGAGCAGGCTTGGCGAGCAGGATAGGTCATCCGGCTACAGTCAGCAGCAATCCCTGCAACCGCCTCCGTTTGGCAACCTCCTCACGCCGGGTGGCCCGTCGCTTCTCGACAGCTACTTCAAGTTCTACATGTACCCACACCTTGGTGCACCCCTACCTTACCAAAATGGTGCAAGCCTGCTATCGCCCGTGTTGCGTGCTTCACCCAACGGTCACGAGGACGAGGACATGCTGATGGAGTCGGGCCTCTACATCTGCCGGGTTTGCGGCTGGCAGTTCACCAAG GCTCGCTACCTCCGTGCCCACCTGCTAGTCCACCGCCGGCAAGATGCCACCTCAAGACCTCCGGAGCCAGAGCCCGTGCCCAAGCGCCTGGATGTGCCCGTGGTATCGCCAGTGTTCCAGGCTTCCTTCCAGAGCATGCTTCACACTCCAGACGCGGGGCCGACGGAACCGGAGACTGCAGAGTCTCCCGAGTCGTCCGGCAATGCGTCGTCGTCCGCTCATCGGTGCCCGATTTGCCAGAAGGGCTTCTCGCAGCCGTACAAGCTGCGGCGCCATCTGGTGATTCACGCCAGCCCCCGCATCCACCAGTGCAACATCTGCCAGAAGGTGCTGCCCTCGGTGACGGAGCTGCGGAGCCACAAGAAGCTGCATGGCCGAGCCAGGCAGCACTGCTGCGAGTACTGCAAGAAGGACTTCTCGTGCTCGTCCACACTGCGGCGCCACGTGCGCATTCACACGGGCGAGAAGCCCTACCAGTGTGAGGTGTGCCTCAAGCGCTTCTCGGACCTGTCCAACAAGAACTGCCACATGCGCACGCACACGGGTGAGAAGCCACACCGTTGCCAGGTGTGTGGCATGCGGTTCTCCCTCAAAAATGCCCTCAGCTGCCACATGCGAAACCACATGGTCTGA